The sequence CCTGCCGGGCCGGTGCCTGCCCCTGGCCGGCGGTCAGGACGCAACCCATGTTGACCTGCTGCAGGTCGGCGGGCGAAACATCCGCCCGCTCGCAGGCGGCGGCGATGGCCCGGGCCCCGAGGGCATGCGCTGGGAAGCTGCTGAGCTGTCCCTGAAAAGACCCGATGGGCGTGCGCGCTGCGCCCAGAATTACGACGTCGTCCATCCCATTCCCCTGCTCTCTGATGATTGCTTACGGACCGCCGGGAGTCCCCCGGTAAGACCTCGCGATGGTAGCACAGGGGGCACCGCCCGCCGGGGGGTACAATGGCGCCCCCGGCCGGAGGCCGGACTGCCATGAGAACCCTTGGAATCGACTTCGGAGAGCGCCGCATCGGGATCGCAATCTCGGACCCGGAGGGCCGCCTCGCGGTCCCCTTGAAGACCCTCGAGCGACGCCGTGACCGCGCCGCCATCGGTGCCCTGGTGCACCTGGTCGCGGAGGAAGCCGTCGAAGCCCTGGTGATCGGCGAGCCGCGCGGCCTCGACGGCCGGCGCGGCGAGGCCGCCGAGCGTGCCGTGGCCTTCGGACGACGCCTCGCCAACGCCACCGGCCTGCCCCTTGAGACCATCGACGAAGCGCTCACCAGCGTCGCCGCGGCGGAGCGCCTGCGGGCCGCCGGCGTCGACCTCCGCAAGCACCCCGAGCGCATCGATGCGGTCGCCGCCCAGCTCCTGCTGCAAGACGCCCTCGATCGGCGCGCCAGGGATCAGCCCTCGCCGCCATGAAACGCCTCTTCCGCATCACGCTGCTGCTGGGGCTGCTGCTGGCGGTCGGCCTGGCCTTCGCCGGCTGGCATCTCTACCAGCGCACCGACCGCCCCTTCCGCGGCTACTCGGAAGCCGAAAGAACGCTGATCGTGGCCCCCGGTAGCGGCGTGCGCTCGATCCTCGCCGACCTCCACGCCGCCGGCATCGTCGAGGATCCGACGGTGGCGCGCCTCTACCTGGTTCACGTCCTCGATGATCCGCCCCTCCAGGCCGGCGAGTACCGCTTCCGCGAGGCGCTGTCGACCCGCCAGGTGCTGGCTCGCCTGATCCGCGGCGACATCGTCACCCACCCGGTCACGGTGATCGAGGGCAAGACTGTCGAAGAGACCGCCGAGGCCCTCGCCGCCGCCGGCTTCGGCGACGCCGAAGCCTTCGTCGCGGCGATGCGCGACCCGAGCCCGATTCTCGATCTCGACCCGGCCGCCGAGGACCTCGAGGGATACCTCTTTCCGGACACCTATCGCTTCCCCCGCGGCGTCGATGAGAAGACCATCGTCGCCACCCTGGTCGAGACCTTTCGCCAGCGCCTCGAAG is a genomic window of Acidobacteriota bacterium containing:
- the ruvX gene encoding Holliday junction resolvase RuvX; amino-acid sequence: MRTLGIDFGERRIGIAISDPEGRLAVPLKTLERRRDRAAIGALVHLVAEEAVEALVIGEPRGLDGRRGEAAERAVAFGRRLANATGLPLETIDEALTSVAAAERLRAAGVDLRKHPERIDAVAAQLLLQDALDRRARDQPSPP
- the mltG gene encoding endolytic transglycosylase MltG, giving the protein MKRLFRITLLLGLLLAVGLAFAGWHLYQRTDRPFRGYSEAERTLIVAPGSGVRSILADLHAAGIVEDPTVARLYLVHVLDDPPLQAGEYRFREALSTRQVLARLIRGDIVTHPVTVIEGKTVEETAEALAAAGFGDAEAFVAAMRDPSPILDLDPAAEDLEGYLFPDTYRFPRGVDEKTIVATLVETFRQRLEAIERPADVSVRELVTLASIVEKEAQLADERPVIAGVYRNRLDRGIALYADPTVIYALKRLGRWDGNIRRPDLQLDSPYNTYRYPGLPPGPICSPGAASLAAAAAPADVPFLYFVSRNDGSHVFARTLAEHNRNVNEWQKRYWRKRWAEERRAAAAAPDTPP